In Pseudonocardia sp. C8, one genomic interval encodes:
- the sbnA gene encoding 2,3-diaminopropionate biosynthesis protein SbnA: MTVISTPEQFNTDDLYVDLAPSVGRSLYLKCEGFNFAGSVKLKAALGMVAEAERAGRLHPWSVLIESSSGNLGVALAMIAASRGYRFVCVTDPRCNPTTHRLMEALGAEVRVVDVPDAAGGYLATRIALVRALVEADDRYVWLDQYANPENWGSHVASTGPEIESAFPELDVLFVGAGTTGTLMGCARYFRSRPRRVRVVAVDSAGSVTFGDRPTPRMIPGLGTSVRPPLLDESYVDDVVHVAEPDTLDTCHRLARRGFLFGGSTGTVVAGALAWLARHGDADTTAVALAPDLGERYLDTVYRPSWLREHFGDAVAEAVPVPRGAAPLPHLGTAVPGSDGPLPARSL; encoded by the coding sequence ATGACCGTCATCTCCACCCCCGAGCAGTTCAACACCGACGACCTGTACGTCGACCTGGCCCCGTCCGTCGGCCGGTCGCTCTACCTCAAGTGCGAGGGCTTCAACTTCGCCGGCTCGGTCAAGCTCAAGGCGGCGCTCGGCATGGTCGCCGAGGCCGAGCGCGCCGGACGGCTGCACCCGTGGTCGGTGCTGATCGAGTCGTCGTCCGGGAACCTGGGTGTCGCCCTGGCCATGATCGCGGCGAGCCGCGGCTACCGGTTCGTGTGCGTCACCGACCCCCGGTGCAACCCCACCACGCACCGGCTGATGGAGGCGCTCGGTGCCGAGGTCCGGGTGGTCGACGTCCCGGACGCGGCCGGCGGTTACCTCGCCACCCGGATCGCGCTGGTCCGGGCGCTGGTCGAGGCCGACGACCGCTACGTGTGGCTCGACCAGTACGCCAACCCGGAGAACTGGGGCTCGCACGTGGCCAGCACCGGGCCGGAGATCGAGTCCGCGTTCCCCGAGCTCGACGTGCTGTTCGTCGGGGCCGGGACGACCGGGACGCTCATGGGCTGCGCCCGCTACTTCCGGAGCCGGCCGCGGCGGGTGCGGGTGGTGGCCGTCGACTCCGCGGGATCGGTCACCTTCGGTGACCGGCCGACGCCGCGGATGATCCCGGGACTGGGCACGAGCGTCCGGCCCCCGCTGCTCGACGAGTCCTACGTGGACGACGTCGTGCACGTCGCCGAACCGGACACGCTGGACACCTGTCACCGGCTGGCGCGCCGCGGGTTCCTCTTCGGAGGTTCTACCGGCACCGTCGTCGCGGGGGCGCTGGCCTGGCTGGCCCGGCACGGCGACGCCGACACCACGGCCGTCGCGCTGGCCCCCGACCTGGGCGAGCGCTACCTCGACACGGTGTACCGGCCGTCCTGGCTGCGGGAGCACTTCGGCGACGCGGTCGCCGAAGCGGTGCCCGTGCCCCGCGGGGCGGCTCCGCTGCCGCACCTCGGGACCGCGGTGCCCGGGTCCGACGGGCCGCTCCCGGCGCGGAGCCTCTGA
- a CDS encoding TauD/TfdA family dioxygenase — protein sequence MTGSLLGVRLHPGRPPVLDAGPAGDATGWCERYGDALSELVDEHGAVVVRGLGLRTVADVSGVAARLGSGSHVEREAFATRTLLADGVHSATPWPARQPMCAHHELSYVLETPATLLFACLRAPATGGATPLVDTARVVADLPADLVERVERDGWILTRAYSDEIGAPWEQAFGTTDRSEVESYCRANAIATEWLDDGGLRTRQHRHGVLVHPGTGERVWFNQIAFLSEYAMDPEVREFLLELHGPDGLPFSTRFGDGAPVPEHVVDEINAAHDRHAVREPWQDGDLLVVDNLRVAHGRDPYTGDRQVVVAMTDGVAVPAPGGPR from the coding sequence ATGACCGGATCATTGCTGGGTGTGCGGCTGCACCCGGGGCGTCCACCGGTGCTCGACGCCGGGCCGGCCGGCGACGCGACCGGCTGGTGCGAGCGGTACGGCGACGCGCTGAGCGAGCTCGTCGACGAGCACGGCGCCGTCGTGGTGCGCGGTCTCGGCCTGCGCACCGTCGCCGACGTCTCCGGGGTCGCGGCCCGGCTCGGGAGCGGCAGCCACGTCGAGCGCGAGGCGTTCGCCACCCGGACCCTGCTCGCCGACGGCGTCCACTCGGCCACGCCGTGGCCGGCCCGGCAGCCGATGTGTGCCCACCACGAGCTGTCCTACGTGCTCGAGACGCCCGCGACGCTGCTGTTCGCCTGCCTGCGTGCCCCGGCCACCGGCGGCGCGACGCCGCTGGTGGACACCGCCCGGGTCGTCGCGGACCTGCCGGCCGACCTGGTGGAGCGGGTCGAGCGCGACGGCTGGATCCTGACCCGCGCCTACTCCGACGAGATCGGCGCACCCTGGGAGCAGGCCTTCGGCACCACCGACCGCTCCGAGGTGGAGTCGTACTGCCGGGCGAACGCGATCGCGACCGAGTGGCTCGACGACGGCGGGCTACGCACCCGGCAGCACCGGCACGGCGTGCTCGTCCACCCGGGCACGGGGGAGCGGGTCTGGTTCAACCAGATCGCGTTCCTCTCCGAGTACGCGATGGACCCGGAGGTCCGCGAGTTCCTGCTCGAGCTGCACGGGCCGGACGGGCTGCCGTTCAGCACCCGGTTCGGCGACGGCGCGCCGGTGCCGGAGCACGTCGTCGACGAGATCAACGCCGCGCACGACCGGCACGCCGTGCGGGAGCCGTGGCAGGACGGCGACCTGCTCGTCGTCGACAACCTGCGGGTCGCGCACGGCCGCGATCCCTACACCGGCGACCGGCAGGTCGTGGTCGCGATGACCGACGGCGTGGCCGTGCCGGCGCCCGGAGGGCCACGATGA
- a CDS encoding Pls/PosA family non-ribosomal peptide synthetase encodes MIAEPSIEDEFCAILGELAGAPVAPDDHFFTDTGADSMVLARFCARVRKRPDLPPVSMTDVYAHPTAAGLAAALAPAGPGAAAVPEPAAERGPRPRASTTAYVLCGAAQLVTFVAFTLAYSSVLGTAYLWIARASGLVDFYLRALLAVSIAFAVFTVLPIVAKWVLVGRWTEQEIPLWGFRYYRFWLAKVLVRTNPLLLVAAGSPLLPLYLRLLGARIGPGVVMLARVIPACPDLLTVGARTVLRKDSVLTCYRAEPGLIRTGRVTLGADVVVGEVAVIDIGTEIGDGGRLAHSSSLHTGQRIPPGETWWGTPGRRGGGDPGGPVAAPSGWLRRAGYAAAQLLTLLLVWLPLGAGVANVLLSHVPVLQFVLSPASAPFGSPLFVLEVLGVTGLLLLAGIVTGLFTVTVVARLLALGVEEGRVDRLYGIRYTLHRTIIRMTNIKFFTYLLGDSSYIVGYLRMIGYDLRLVPQTGTNFGTALKHETPFASSIGTGTMVADGLSIMNADYSDTAFVVSRTRIGSNCFLGNRIAYPAASRVGDDCLFATKTLVPTDGPVRSGVGLLGSPPFEIPRTVARDGTFAHLETGLDLHRRLRGKNRYNRRTIGLALLVRWGGLFGSTLLTLVLADVLVPLGVFAVGVVMLAALLFTMTYTVAIERLATFRRPLRARFCSVYDPYFWWHERYWKLVVQGWDKMFAGTPFKNVVSRALGVRIGRRVFDDGAAMTDRTLVTVGDDVVLNAGTTIQCHSQEDGTFKSAGITVSSGACLDVAAFVHYGSVVGEDARIGCDAFLMKGEEVPDGAFWEGNPAGPVRRPAT; translated from the coding sequence GTGATCGCCGAACCGTCCATCGAGGACGAATTCTGCGCGATCCTCGGCGAGCTCGCCGGTGCCCCGGTCGCGCCGGACGATCATTTCTTCACCGACACGGGTGCCGATTCGATGGTCCTGGCGCGGTTCTGCGCCCGCGTCCGGAAGCGCCCCGACCTGCCGCCGGTGTCGATGACCGACGTCTACGCCCATCCGACCGCGGCCGGTCTCGCCGCGGCGCTGGCGCCCGCCGGGCCCGGTGCCGCCGCGGTACCGGAGCCGGCCGCGGAGCGGGGGCCGAGGCCGCGCGCGTCGACCACGGCCTACGTCCTGTGCGGTGCCGCCCAGCTCGTGACGTTCGTGGCCTTCACCCTCGCCTACAGCAGCGTGCTCGGCACCGCCTACCTGTGGATCGCCCGGGCATCCGGGCTCGTCGACTTCTACCTGCGCGCGCTGCTCGCGGTGTCGATCGCGTTCGCGGTGTTCACCGTGCTGCCGATCGTCGCGAAGTGGGTGCTGGTCGGGCGGTGGACCGAGCAGGAGATCCCGCTGTGGGGGTTCCGCTACTACCGGTTCTGGCTGGCCAAGGTGCTGGTGCGGACCAACCCTCTGCTCCTGGTGGCGGCGGGCTCCCCGCTGCTGCCGTTGTACCTGCGCCTGCTCGGCGCCCGGATCGGGCCCGGGGTGGTGATGCTCGCGCGTGTGATCCCCGCCTGCCCGGACCTGCTCACGGTGGGCGCGCGGACCGTGCTGCGGAAGGACTCGGTGCTCACCTGCTACCGCGCCGAGCCGGGCCTGATCCGGACCGGGCGGGTCACCCTCGGTGCCGACGTCGTGGTCGGCGAGGTCGCCGTGATCGACATCGGCACGGAGATCGGGGACGGCGGCCGGCTCGCGCACTCGTCGTCGCTGCACACCGGGCAGCGGATCCCGCCGGGGGAGACCTGGTGGGGCACCCCCGGGCGGCGCGGCGGCGGCGACCCGGGCGGGCCGGTGGCGGCCCCGAGCGGGTGGCTGCGCCGGGCCGGGTACGCCGCGGCCCAGCTGCTGACCCTGCTGCTGGTCTGGCTGCCCCTCGGTGCCGGGGTGGCGAACGTCCTGCTCTCGCACGTCCCGGTCCTGCAGTTCGTCCTCTCTCCCGCCTCGGCCCCGTTCGGGTCGCCGCTGTTCGTCCTGGAGGTCCTCGGCGTCACCGGGCTGCTGCTCCTCGCCGGGATCGTGACCGGACTGTTCACCGTGACCGTCGTGGCCCGGCTGCTGGCGCTCGGCGTGGAGGAGGGGCGGGTCGACCGGTTGTACGGGATCCGGTACACGCTGCACCGCACGATCATCCGGATGACGAACATCAAATTCTTCACGTACCTGCTCGGCGACAGTTCCTACATCGTCGGGTACCTGCGGATGATCGGATACGATCTCCGGCTCGTTCCCCAGACCGGGACGAACTTCGGCACCGCGCTGAAACACGAGACGCCCTTCGCGAGTTCGATCGGAACCGGAACCATGGTCGCCGACGGTCTCTCGATCATGAATGCGGATTATTCGGACACCGCTTTCGTGGTCAGCCGGACGCGGATCGGGTCGAACTGCTTCCTCGGCAACCGGATCGCCTACCCGGCGGCGTCGCGGGTCGGTGACGACTGCCTGTTCGCCACCAAGACGCTCGTGCCCACCGACGGCCCGGTCCGCAGCGGTGTCGGCCTGCTCGGCTCGCCCCCGTTCGAGATCCCGCGGACGGTGGCCCGCGACGGCACCTTCGCCCACCTCGAGACCGGGCTGGACCTGCACCGGCGGCTGCGCGGCAAGAACCGCTACAACCGGCGAACCATCGGGCTGGCCCTGCTGGTCCGCTGGGGCGGGCTGTTCGGGAGCACCCTGCTGACGCTGGTCCTGGCCGACGTCCTGGTGCCGCTGGGGGTGTTCGCCGTCGGCGTCGTCATGCTCGCGGCGCTGCTGTTCACCATGACCTACACGGTCGCGATCGAACGGCTCGCCACGTTCCGGCGCCCGCTGCGGGCGCGGTTCTGCTCGGTCTACGACCCGTACTTCTGGTGGCACGAGCGCTACTGGAAGCTCGTGGTGCAGGGGTGGGACAAGATGTTCGCGGGCACGCCGTTCAAGAACGTCGTGTCCCGGGCATTGGGTGTCCGGATCGGCCGCCGCGTGTTCGACGACGGCGCCGCCATGACCGACCGCACCCTGGTCACCGTCGGCGACGACGTCGTCCTCAACGCCGGGACCACCATCCAGTGCCACTCGCAGGAGGACGGCACGTTCAAGTCGGCCGGCATCACCGTGTCCTCCGGTGCCTGCCTCGACGTCGCCGCCTTCGTCCACTACGGATCCGTCGTCGGCGAGGACGCCCGGATCGGCTGTGACGCCTTCCTGATGAAGGGCGAGGAGGTGCCGGACGGCGCGTTCTGGGAGGGCAACCCCGCCGGCCCCGTTCGCCGGCCCGCGACCTGA
- a CDS encoding alkaline phosphatase translates to MDAPVEEETVPGPSRRIVLAGALGSALNGLLPPEPARAAGTAAPRRPAFAAPFTLGVASGDPAPDGVVLWTRLAPRPDAEDGRGGMPDRPVDVEWEVAEDEAFTRVVRRGTETAVPGFAHSVHAEPAGLAPGREYFYRFRAEGHLSPAARTRTAPAAGAAVPALTVAAASCAKFGAGYFTAYRALAADHPDLVLHLGDYFYESDDGDVRDPGGPEPVDLAGYRRRHAHQRSDADLRAAHAVAPWLVVWDDHELANNWAGGDRARAPQRRRAAFQAYYEHMPLRRASVPRGIDLQLFRRVPWGSLATFHMLDTRQYRTPRGRGGSITGPEQERWLLEGFRSSTAGWDVLGQQVFFAPRGGGGHKNDTWASYPGSRERITRGWVEAGVRNAVVLTGDEHVHHANEIPLGDDGRTVGTELVTTSITSGGDGEGGAGDGGRENPHSRYREDRRGYLLTRFTPTELRADFRTVEQVRRPGAPVRTSASFVVPDRGALSRP, encoded by the coding sequence ATGGACGCACCCGTCGAGGAGGAGACCGTGCCCGGACCGTCGAGGCGCATCGTGCTCGCCGGAGCGCTCGGATCGGCCCTCAACGGGCTGCTGCCTCCGGAGCCGGCCCGTGCCGCGGGCACCGCGGCTCCCCGGCGTCCGGCGTTCGCCGCCCCGTTCACGCTCGGCGTCGCCTCCGGGGACCCGGCGCCCGACGGTGTCGTGCTGTGGACCCGGCTCGCCCCGCGGCCGGACGCCGAGGACGGTCGCGGCGGGATGCCGGACCGCCCGGTCGACGTCGAGTGGGAGGTCGCCGAGGACGAGGCGTTCACCCGGGTCGTCCGGCGCGGCACCGAGACCGCGGTCCCCGGGTTCGCGCACAGCGTGCACGCCGAACCGGCCGGGCTCGCCCCCGGCCGCGAGTACTTCTACCGCTTCCGCGCCGAGGGGCACCTCTCCCCCGCCGCACGCACCCGGACCGCACCGGCGGCCGGGGCGGCGGTACCCGCGCTGACGGTGGCGGCGGCGTCCTGCGCGAAGTTCGGCGCCGGGTACTTCACGGCCTACCGCGCGCTGGCGGCCGACCACCCCGACCTGGTCCTGCACCTGGGCGACTACTTCTACGAGTCCGACGACGGCGACGTCCGCGACCCCGGCGGCCCGGAGCCGGTGGACCTGGCCGGGTACCGCCGCCGGCACGCCCACCAGCGCTCGGACGCCGACCTGCGGGCCGCGCACGCCGTCGCGCCGTGGCTGGTCGTCTGGGACGACCACGAGCTGGCGAACAACTGGGCGGGCGGCGACCGTGCCCGCGCACCGCAGCGGCGCCGGGCCGCGTTCCAGGCGTACTACGAGCACATGCCGCTGCGCCGGGCCTCGGTGCCGCGCGGGATCGACCTGCAGCTCTTCCGGCGGGTGCCGTGGGGGTCGCTGGCGACGTTCCACATGCTCGACACCCGCCAGTACCGGACACCGCGCGGCCGCGGCGGCTCCATCACCGGTCCGGAGCAGGAACGCTGGCTGCTGGAGGGTTTCCGCAGCTCGACGGCCGGCTGGGACGTGCTCGGCCAGCAGGTGTTCTTCGCCCCCCGCGGGGGTGGCGGGCACAAGAACGACACGTGGGCGAGCTACCCGGGCTCGCGGGAACGGATCACCCGCGGCTGGGTGGAGGCCGGGGTCCGCAACGCGGTCGTGCTCACCGGGGACGAGCACGTCCACCACGCCAACGAGATCCCCCTCGGCGACGACGGCCGGACCGTGGGCACCGAGCTCGTCACCACCTCGATCACCTCCGGTGGCGACGGCGAGGGCGGCGCCGGCGACGGCGGGCGCGAGAACCCGCACAGCCGCTACCGGGAGGACCGGCGCGGCTACCTCCTCACCCGGTTCACCCCCACCGAGCTGCGCGCCGACTTCCGGACGGTCGAGCAGGTGCGCCGCCCGGGCGCCCCCGTGCGGACCTCGGCCTCGTTCGTCGTGCCGGACCGGGGGGCGCTGTCGCGCCCGTGA
- the hrpB gene encoding ATP-dependent helicase HrpB: protein MAASLPDLPVRAVLDRLRHTLDDRGSAVLVAPPGTGKTTLVPLALAGLPSGPVPGGTILVAEPRRVAARAAAARMSALLGTSVGDTVGYRVRGDSRTGRHTRVEVVTSGLLLRRLAADPELAGVSTVVLDEVHERHLDADLLLTLLLDARDGLRPDLRLLATSATLDAARPAALLGGRTPAPVLEVEARTYDVAVQHVPPARGERVEATVARAVRQALRHGSVLAFLPGVAEIGRVATALDGVDADVLPLHGRLPAADQDAALRDGPRRRVVLATAVAESSLTVPGVRAVVDSGLVRVPHTDHRRGLSGLVTRRVSRAVATQRAGRAGREAPGVAYRCWPEGEGLADAPDPEIRTADLTALALDLAIWGTPDGAGLRWWDAPPPGPLAAGRAVLSALGALDGAGTVTGRGQRMAALGLHPRLARALLDGVAAGGDPQDVAGIVAVLDDDTLAGPGDDLTRALARLRSGDAPGGRRWRSERGRLAGALRRTGSGPGSSASGPGVPRGDLVALVTGLAHPERLARRRDTGSGVYLLAGGTGVEVPPGPLRDAEWLAVAVADRRPGQVHGRVRLAAPTDRETAERAGAPLLASGDEVVWADGDVRARRVRRLGAIVLAERPDPDPDPAAVREALVAGLRAEGTGLLRWTAAASSLRERLGFLHRVLGPPWPDVGEQALLDSAADPSGWLAGVLATARSRADLSRVDAGQALRGHVAAHVGAQAGRIDELAPERLAVPSGSRIALDYSGDVPALPVTVQEVFGWSGSPTVGGGRVPVVLHLLSPAGRPAAVTADLDSFWDTGYPQVRAELRGRYPKHAWPEDPRTATPGRGTARRS, encoded by the coding sequence ATGGCTGCCTCGCTCCCCGACCTGCCGGTGCGCGCCGTGCTGGACCGGCTGCGGCACACGCTCGACGACCGCGGGTCGGCCGTGCTCGTCGCGCCGCCGGGTACCGGCAAGACGACGCTGGTCCCGCTCGCGCTCGCCGGCCTGCCGTCCGGGCCGGTCCCCGGGGGGACGATCCTGGTCGCCGAGCCCCGCCGGGTGGCGGCCCGCGCGGCCGCGGCCCGGATGTCGGCGCTGCTCGGCACCTCCGTCGGGGACACCGTCGGCTACCGGGTCCGCGGCGACTCCCGCACCGGGCGGCACACCCGGGTCGAGGTCGTGACCTCCGGCTTGCTGCTGCGCCGCCTCGCGGCCGATCCGGAGCTGGCCGGGGTGTCCACCGTCGTGCTGGACGAGGTGCACGAGCGCCATCTGGACGCCGACCTGCTGCTCACGCTGCTGCTCGACGCCCGCGACGGCCTGCGGCCGGACCTGCGCCTGCTCGCGACCTCGGCGACGCTCGACGCGGCCCGCCCCGCGGCGTTGCTCGGCGGGCGGACCCCGGCCCCGGTGCTGGAGGTCGAGGCACGCACCTACGACGTCGCCGTGCAGCACGTCCCGCCGGCCCGCGGCGAGCGGGTCGAGGCGACCGTCGCGCGGGCGGTGCGGCAGGCCCTGCGGCACGGCAGCGTGCTCGCGTTCCTGCCGGGGGTCGCCGAGATCGGCCGGGTCGCGACGGCGCTCGACGGGGTCGACGCCGACGTCCTGCCGCTGCACGGACGGCTCCCGGCCGCCGACCAGGACGCCGCGCTGCGGGACGGCCCGCGGCGGCGGGTCGTGCTCGCGACGGCGGTCGCCGAGTCCAGCCTGACCGTGCCGGGGGTGCGTGCCGTCGTCGACTCCGGTCTGGTCCGGGTGCCGCACACCGACCACCGGCGCGGGCTGTCCGGGCTGGTCACCCGGCGGGTGTCGCGCGCGGTCGCCACCCAGCGGGCCGGCCGGGCCGGCCGGGAGGCTCCCGGGGTCGCCTACCGCTGCTGGCCCGAAGGCGAAGGACTCGCCGACGCCCCGGATCCGGAGATCCGGACCGCCGACCTGACCGCGCTCGCCCTGGACCTCGCCATCTGGGGAACTCCGGACGGGGCCGGGCTGCGCTGGTGGGACGCGCCCCCACCCGGCCCGCTGGCCGCCGGGCGGGCGGTGCTCTCCGCGCTCGGTGCGCTCGACGGCGCCGGCACCGTCACCGGCCGCGGGCAGCGGATGGCGGCGCTGGGACTGCACCCGCGGCTGGCCCGGGCGCTGCTCGACGGCGTCGCAGCGGGTGGGGACCCGCAGGACGTGGCCGGGATCGTCGCGGTGCTGGACGACGACACCCTCGCCGGCCCCGGCGACGATCTCACCCGTGCGCTCGCCCGGCTGCGTTCCGGGGACGCGCCGGGTGGGCGGCGGTGGCGCAGCGAGCGCGGCCGCCTCGCCGGGGCGTTGCGACGCACCGGCTCCGGCCCCGGCTCCTCCGCCTCGGGTCCGGGGGTCCCCAGGGGTGACCTCGTCGCCCTCGTCACGGGGCTCGCCCACCCGGAGCGCCTCGCGCGGCGGCGCGACACCGGGTCCGGGGTGTACCTCCTGGCCGGTGGCACCGGGGTGGAGGTGCCTCCCGGCCCGCTGCGGGACGCCGAGTGGCTGGCCGTCGCCGTCGCCGACCGGCGGCCCGGGCAGGTGCACGGCCGGGTCCGGCTCGCCGCGCCGACCGACCGGGAGACCGCCGAACGCGCCGGTGCGCCGCTGCTGGCGTCGGGCGACGAGGTCGTGTGGGCCGACGGCGACGTCCGCGCGCGGCGGGTGCGCCGGCTCGGCGCGATCGTCCTGGCCGAGCGGCCGGACCCGGACCCGGATCCCGCCGCGGTGCGCGAGGCGCTGGTCGCCGGCCTGCGCGCGGAGGGCACCGGGCTGCTGCGGTGGACGGCGGCCGCGTCGTCGCTGCGGGAGCGTCTCGGCTTCCTGCACCGGGTGCTCGGCCCGCCGTGGCCGGACGTCGGGGAGCAGGCGTTGCTCGACTCCGCGGCCGACCCCTCCGGGTGGCTCGCCGGGGTCCTGGCCACCGCCCGCAGCCGCGCCGACCTGTCCCGTGTGGACGCCGGGCAGGCGCTGCGCGGCCACGTGGCGGCCCACGTCGGTGCGCAGGCCGGACGGATCGACGAGCTCGCCCCGGAACGGCTCGCCGTCCCGTCGGGGTCGCGGATCGCGCTCGACTACTCGGGCGACGTGCCCGCGCTGCCGGTCACGGTGCAGGAGGTGTTCGGCTGGAGCGGGTCACCGACGGTCGGTGGCGGCCGGGTGCCGGTGGTGCTGCACCTGCTCTCCCCCGCGGGCCGGCCGGCGGCGGTGACGGCGGACCTCGACTCGTTCTGGGACACCGGCTACCCGCAGGTCCGGGCGGAGCTGCGGGGGCGCTACCCCAAGCACGCCTGGCCGGAGGATCCCCGGACGGCCACGCCCGGGCGGGGCACCGCCCGGCGGAGCTGA
- a CDS encoding class F sortase — translation MGGTPARPEPPGDRLRPATGGRRSCRRGTGRLAVRIAAPVLVAVAVLAAADPARAPEPAHHPDAAGAAAAGGTRLPTDAGTGADAGPVRSDAAPAGTGAIGEGPGPGRASTGAGLLPAGPVPLVRSEPVRLRVARLGLDTTPVPLGLHPDGAMQVPDDAGTVGWFTGAPTPGELGPAVLAAHVDWKGLPGAFAELDSLQSGDEIRVDRADGSSVVFAVTRVDQYPKAAFPTAEVYGDLDHAGLRLITCGGTFDRGADSYRDNVVVFAKQVR, via the coding sequence GTGGGCGGGACGCCGGCGCGTCCCGAGCCGCCCGGCGACCGGCTCCGGCCTGCGACGGGCGGTCGGCGGTCGTGCCGTCGGGGCACCGGCCGGCTCGCCGTGCGGATCGCGGCCCCGGTGCTGGTCGCGGTCGCGGTCCTCGCGGCCGCCGACCCCGCCCGCGCACCCGAGCCTGCCCACCACCCCGACGCCGCCGGCGCCGCGGCCGCCGGCGGCACACGACTACCGACCGATGCCGGGACGGGGGCCGACGCCGGGCCGGTGCGGTCCGACGCGGCTCCGGCCGGCACCGGGGCGATCGGGGAGGGGCCCGGCCCGGGGCGCGCGTCGACCGGTGCGGGGCTGCTCCCGGCCGGGCCGGTACCGCTGGTCCGCTCGGAGCCGGTGCGGCTCCGGGTGGCCCGGCTCGGCCTCGACACCACGCCCGTCCCGCTCGGCCTGCACCCGGACGGCGCCATGCAGGTCCCCGACGACGCCGGCACCGTCGGCTGGTTCACCGGCGCCCCCACCCCGGGCGAGCTCGGTCCCGCCGTCCTGGCCGCGCACGTCGACTGGAAGGGCCTACCCGGAGCGTTCGCCGAGCTGGACTCCCTGCAGTCGGGTGACGAGATCCGGGTCGACCGCGCCGACGGGTCGTCGGTGGTCTTCGCGGTGACCCGCGTCGACCAGTACCCGAAGGCGGCCTTCCCGACCGCCGAGGTGTACGGCGACCTCGACCACGCCGGGCTGCGCCTGATCACCTGCGGCGGCACGTTCGACCGCGGCGCGGACAGCTACCGCGACAACGTCGTCGTGTTCGCGAAGCAGGTGCGCTGA
- a CDS encoding excalibur calcium-binding domain-containing protein, giving the protein MMRLRTFSAAALLAVAAAVPLAGAAYAQDRDCPDFASQADAQAALLPGDPERLDRDNDGQACEDHAYAPAAATSDESSQVTATPVGGVEAGGGPADVLPVALGALAAGGVGAVAARRAVAARRG; this is encoded by the coding sequence ATGATGCGCCTGCGCACCTTCTCCGCCGCCGCCCTGCTCGCGGTGGCGGCCGCCGTCCCGCTGGCCGGAGCGGCGTACGCCCAGGACCGCGACTGCCCGGACTTCGCGTCCCAGGCCGACGCCCAGGCGGCGCTGCTCCCGGGCGACCCCGAGCGGCTCGACCGGGACAACGACGGCCAGGCCTGCGAGGACCACGCCTACGCCCCGGCGGCGGCCACCTCGGACGAGAGCAGCCAGGTCACGGCCACCCCGGTCGGCGGCGTCGAGGCGGGCGGCGGGCCCGCCGACGTCCTGCCGGTCGCGCTCGGAGCGCTGGCCGCCGGCGGGGTCGGGGCGGTCGCGGCGCGCCGCGCGGTGGCCGCCCGCCGGGGCTGA
- a CDS encoding threo-3-hydroxy-L-aspartate ammonia-lyase, translating to MTSAPDDLPTPDDVPAAAAILRGVAHRTPVLTSRLTDAEVGASVLIKAENLQRTGSFKFRGAFHTLSRLGPEQRRAGVVAFSSGNHAQAVALAAQLLEIPATIVMPTDAPASKLAATRGYGAEVVPYDRFAEDRAAIAADLARRRGLTLVPPYDHPHVIAGQGTAVFELLEDHGPLDALFVCLGGGGLLSGSLLATQALSPGTAVFGVEPEAGDDGRQSLRAGRIVTIDQPRTLADGAATTHLGTRTFPIIAKHVENILTVPDDALVEGMALFASRYKVLVEPTGALAFAGMRAAVAADPGRFAGARIGVTISGGNVDLDRFAGLVSTA from the coding sequence GTGACCTCCGCACCGGACGACCTCCCCACCCCCGACGACGTGCCGGCCGCCGCGGCGATCCTGCGCGGCGTCGCCCACCGCACCCCGGTGCTGACCTCGCGGCTGACCGACGCGGAGGTCGGCGCGTCGGTCCTGATCAAGGCCGAGAACTTGCAGCGCACCGGCAGCTTCAAGTTCCGCGGCGCGTTCCATACGCTGTCCCGGCTCGGCCCGGAGCAGCGCCGCGCGGGCGTCGTCGCGTTCTCGTCCGGCAACCACGCCCAGGCCGTCGCGCTGGCCGCACAGCTGCTGGAGATCCCGGCGACGATCGTCATGCCGACCGACGCGCCGGCGTCCAAGCTGGCCGCGACCCGCGGGTACGGCGCCGAGGTCGTCCCCTACGACCGCTTCGCCGAGGACCGGGCCGCGATCGCCGCCGACCTCGCCCGGCGGCGCGGGCTCACCCTCGTCCCGCCCTACGACCACCCGCACGTGATCGCCGGGCAGGGCACCGCCGTGTTCGAGCTGCTCGAGGACCACGGCCCGCTGGACGCGCTGTTCGTCTGCCTCGGCGGCGGCGGGCTGCTGTCCGGGTCGCTGCTCGCCACGCAGGCGCTCTCTCCCGGCACGGCCGTGTTCGGGGTCGAGCCCGAGGCCGGCGACGACGGCCGGCAGTCCCTGCGTGCAGGCCGGATCGTGACCATCGACCAGCCCCGCACCCTCGCCGACGGTGCGGCGACCACCCACCTGGGCACGCGCACGTTCCCGATCATTGCCAAGCACGTCGAGAACATCCTCACCGTCCCCGACGACGCGCTGGTGGAGGGGATGGCGCTGTTCGCGTCCCGGTACAAGGTGCTGGTGGAGCCGACCGGCGCGCTGGCGTTCGCCGGGATGCGGGCGGCCGTCGCCGCGGACCCGGGGCGGTTCGCCGGTGCCCGCATCGGTGTGACGATCTCCGGCGGCAACGTCGACCTCGACCGCTTCGCGGGCCTGGTCAGCACGGCGTGA